ATAAAAAACCGCACTAATAAAGTGCGGTCGTATTTTATGTTATTTTTGTAGATTATAAAACATCAACACAGTTTAAGTCTTCGAAAGATTGTTCTAAGCGTTTAGACATAGATTCTTCCATTTTACGTAACCAAACACGTGGGTCGTAATATTTTTTGTTTGGTGCATCTGGGCCTTCAGGATTACCTAATTGACCTTGAAGATATGCTTCATTTGCTTTGTAGAAGTTCAAAATACCATTCCAAGACGCCCATTGCGTATCAGTATCAATGTTCATTTTGATTGCACCGTAGCCAATTGCTTCGCGGATTTCTTCGCGGCTAGAACCAGAACCACCGTGGAATACGAAATTAATTGGTTTCGCAGGAAGATTGCGTTCTTTCGCAACGAACTCTTGTGATGCACCTAAAATAGATGGTTTTAATTTTACGTTACCTGGTTTGTAAACACCGTGTACGTTACCGAATGCTGCAGCAACGGTAAAGTTAGGGCTTACTGGGCGTAATTGGTCATAAACATAAAGTACGTCAGAGGGTTGTGTATATAAACGTGATTCATCAACATCAGAATTATCTACGCCATCTTCTTCTCCACCAGTAATACCAATTTCGATTTCAAGGGTCATCCCCATTTTATCCATACGCGCAAGATATTCACGGCAAATCGCCATATTTTCTTCCATTGGCTCTTCAGATAAATCGATCATATGTGAAGAGAAAAGTGGACGACCGGTTTCTGCGAAATGTTTTTCGCCTGCATCTAATAAACCGTCGATCCAAGGTAATAATTTTTTCGCTGCGTGATCAGTATGAAGAATAACAGGCACACCGTATTCTTTCGCTAAAGTATGAACCTGTTTCGCACCAGCGATTGCACCAAGTACATCAGGACGAGTACCACTCGTTGGTTTGATACCTTTACCTGCATAGAAAGCTGCGCCACCATTTGAGAATTGAATAATCACTGGCGCTTTTACGCGAGCAGCAGTTTCTAACACAGCATTAACAGAGTCAGAACCCACACAGTTTACCGCAGGAATAGCAAAGTTATGCTCTTTTGCATAAGCAAAAACTTTTTGCACATCTTCGCCTGTTACAACACCGGGTTTCACGATATCTAATAATTTAGCCATACTTGTGTTTCCTTTTTTATGTTTAGCGAGACAAGCCCGCAATTTGAAGAATTTGTATTGATGATGGCATTTTTGATGCCACCATCAATATGTTATAGAGGAAAAGTGCGGTTAGTTTTTCGCACGTTTTTCAAGAATCTCTACTGCAGGTAATACTTTGCCTTCTACAAATTCTAAGAACGCACCGCCACCCGTTGAAATGTAAGAGATCTTGTCAGCAATACCGAATAAATCAATAGCCGCTAAGGTATCTCCGCCACCAGCGATAGAGAATGCATCGCTGTTTGCAATGGCGTGAGAAATAATTTCAGTCCCTTTACGGAAGTTAGGGAACTCAAACACGCCAACTGGGCCATTCCATAAAACAGTTTTTGCATTTTTGATAATTTCAGCCAATTGTTCTGCTGATTTATCGCCAATATCAAAAATAGATTCATCATCTTTCACTTCATTTACCGCTTTTTCTGTTGCTGCTGCCGTTTCAGAGAACTCTAAACCTACACGAACATCAACTGGCACAGGAATATCAGTGCTTTCTGCTAATTCTTTCGCAACTGGGATTAAATCAGCTTCATATAAAGATTTACCTACATTATGGCCTGCTGCCGCAATGAAAGTATTTGCAATACCACCGCCCACAATAATTTGGTCAGCGATTTTTGAAAGAGAATTTAATACTTCTAATTTAGTTGAAACTTTAGAACCACCAACAATAGCCACCATTGGACGAGCAGGTTCTTTTAATGCTTTACCTAATGCATCTAATTCAGCAGCTAATAATGGGCCTGCACAAGCAATTGGTGCAAATTCTGCAACGCCGTAAGTGGAAGCTTGAGCACGGTGTGCAGTACCAAACGCATCCATTACAAATACGTCACAAAGCGCGGCATATTTTTTACCTAATTCAGGATCGTTTTTCTTTTCGCCTTTGTTTACGCGTACGTTTTCTAAAACAACGATTTCGCCTTCTTTAACCTCTACGCCGTTTAAATAATCTTGTTCTAAACGCACATTGAAGCCTGCGTTTTTTAAGTAATCAACAACTGGCTGTAAAGAATCTTCTGGTTTGAATTCTCCTTCAGTTGGACGACCTAAGTGAGAAGTTACCATCACTTTTGCGCCTTTTTCTAAGGCTAATTTTAAAGTGGGAATGGTCGCACGAATACGCGCATCTGAGGTCACTTTGCCATCTTTTACTGGCACATTAAGATCTGCACGGATAAATACACGTTTACCCGCTAAATCTAAATCGGTCATTTTGATTACTGACATAATCTATCCTCTTGTTAAGTTAAAATTAAAATTGAAAACTTTTCGTATTATACCTACTTCGTGCTAGGTTGTAACGATTTAGATCAAAGAAATTCTTATTTGCTTTGGCAATTCATTACCTGCCATTTTTTATCATAACAAATAAATAATTCATTTCGACTTGCCTTCAAATACGCATTTTTTAATTGTGGATTATGTTGTTTCATCCAACCAAAAAGTTCATTACGGCTTAATTTTTGATTCGGTAATTTTAATGCGTTAAATAATTCCTGCTCCTTAGCAAAATATTGCTGGGCAGAATCAAAAGCACAACTACCGTGTTTTTCCCACTCGCCTTGCAATAATTGCTCGCTCGGAGAAATTGCCAAATATTGTGCTAATAAACCTTTTGGCAAAGCAAGTAAATCGCCTTTGCAAAAACGAGGATGATCTGAAACAACGCGAGCATTTGCATTTTGAGGCCATAGCCCATGTACAACCCAACCAAAAGTGCGGTTATTTCCACATTGATATTGGGAGGATGCAGGCAACTGATCGCCATATTTTTCACGCTGAATATCACAAAATCCGGGCGACCAAGATAATGCCAACATATAATAATCAACAGGTGCCTTTGCATTTTGCCCAATATGATCATTGCGCATAATCACATCATAGTTTGCAAAAACATCTGGATTTTTTACCGCACTTTTTTCAATATCTGTCCGCTTTGTCTCAAATTGAGGCTCTAATTTAGGTTCAGGTGCTTTTGTTTGCTTAGCCTGTTCGATTACGGGAGAAGACGATTGATGTTTAGCTTTGGTTGGATTAGTAAAATATTGCCAAATTGCTAATACAACAAGGATAATAAGAGAAAGAATGGAAGTAAGTTTTTTCATAAATTTTGTTTAGTTTTTGTCAATCAAGTTTTTGTCAGCTATAATTCGCCGCTTTCAACTTCTATTAAGGATCACAATGGCATTACTCATCACTAGCAAATGTACCAACTGCGATATGTGCTTACCAGAATGCCCAAACGAAGCCATTTCAATTGGCGATGAAATTTATGTGATCGATCCTGTGCTTTGCACGGAATGTGTCGGTCATTACGACACCCCAACCTGTCAAAAAGTTTGCCCAATCAGTAACTGCATTAAGCCCGATCCTGAACATCAAGAAACCGAAGAACAGCTTTGGGAACGCTTTGTAATGATTCATCATTCCGATAAGTTGTAGAAAATAACTTGCCTTCCCCTACTTGTGGGGGAAGGTGCCCGAAGGGCGGAAGGGGGCTTTCTATATATCTCCTCAACCTTCGGCAGCTCCCCTGCAAACAGAGGGAGAAAAGTGTTTTCTCTAGGGAAAAATCAAATATTACCCCACTACGGCTGGTAAATATCCCCATTGAATTAAAAATGGAATAATCATAATCACGATGCCAAT
The Haemophilus influenzae DNA segment above includes these coding regions:
- the fbaA gene encoding class II fructose-bisphosphate aldolase encodes the protein MAKLLDIVKPGVVTGEDVQKVFAYAKEHNFAIPAVNCVGSDSVNAVLETAARVKAPVIIQFSNGGAAFYAGKGIKPTSGTRPDVLGAIAGAKQVHTLAKEYGVPVILHTDHAAKKLLPWIDGLLDAGEKHFAETGRPLFSSHMIDLSEEPMEENMAICREYLARMDKMGMTLEIEIGITGGEEDGVDNSDVDESRLYTQPSDVLYVYDQLRPVSPNFTVAAAFGNVHGVYKPGNVKLKPSILGASQEFVAKERNLPAKPINFVFHGGSGSSREEIREAIGYGAIKMNIDTDTQWASWNGILNFYKANEAYLQGQLGNPEGPDAPNKKYYDPRVWLRKMEESMSKRLEQSFEDLNCVDVL
- the pgk gene encoding phosphoglycerate kinase, with the translated sequence MSVIKMTDLDLAGKRVFIRADLNVPVKDGKVTSDARIRATIPTLKLALEKGAKVMVTSHLGRPTEGEFKPEDSLQPVVDYLKNAGFNVRLEQDYLNGVEVKEGEIVVLENVRVNKGEKKNDPELGKKYAALCDVFVMDAFGTAHRAQASTYGVAEFAPIACAGPLLAAELDALGKALKEPARPMVAIVGGSKVSTKLEVLNSLSKIADQIIVGGGIANTFIAAAGHNVGKSLYEADLIPVAKELAESTDIPVPVDVRVGLEFSETAAATEKAVNEVKDDESIFDIGDKSAEQLAEIIKNAKTVLWNGPVGVFEFPNFRKGTEIISHAIANSDAFSIAGGGDTLAAIDLFGIADKISYISTGGGAFLEFVEGKVLPAVEILEKRAKN
- a CDS encoding ribonuclease T2 family protein, coding for MKKLTSILSLIILVVLAIWQYFTNPTKAKHQSSSPVIEQAKQTKAPEPKLEPQFETKRTDIEKSAVKNPDVFANYDVIMRNDHIGQNAKAPVDYYMLALSWSPGFCDIQREKYGDQLPASSQYQCGNNRTFGWVVHGLWPQNANARVVSDHPRFCKGDLLALPKGLLAQYLAISPSEQLLQGEWEKHGSCAFDSAQQYFAKEQELFNALKLPNQKLSRNELFGWMKQHNPQLKNAYLKASRNELFICYDKKWQVMNCQSK
- a CDS encoding YfhL family 4Fe-4S dicluster ferredoxin, translating into MALLITSKCTNCDMCLPECPNEAISIGDEIYVIDPVLCTECVGHYDTPTCQKVCPISNCIKPDPEHQETEEQLWERFVMIHHSDKL